The Granulicella sibirica genome has a segment encoding these proteins:
- a CDS encoding NADH-quinone oxidoreductase subunit A has product MASYPYIWNYLTLVLQIIVAIGMAVGMVAASFFIGKHKNSRTKLGPYECGMDPIGDARGRFSVRFYMVAMLFILFDVEAVFMLPWAVIFRRLPAITGQAMFGFWEMFLYIAFVAVGLFYVWKKGVLNWSDDKGDL; this is encoded by the coding sequence ATGGCGAGTTACCCCTACATCTGGAATTACCTCACCCTCGTGCTTCAGATCATCGTCGCTATCGGCATGGCCGTCGGCATGGTCGCTGCATCGTTCTTCATCGGCAAGCACAAAAACTCACGGACCAAACTCGGACCATATGAGTGCGGAATGGACCCCATCGGCGACGCCCGCGGACGTTTTTCGGTGCGCTTCTACATGGTCGCCATGCTCTTCATCCTGTTCGACGTCGAAGCCGTGTTTATGTTGCCATGGGCGGTCATCTTTCGCCGCCTCCCCGCCATCACGGGTCAGGCGATGTTCGGATTCTGGGAGATGTTCCTCTACATCGCCTTCGTCGCCGTCGGCCTCTTCTACGTATGGAAGAAGGGTGTCCTCAACTGGTCCGACGATAAGGGGGATCTCTAG